The following proteins are co-located in the Nocardioides piscis genome:
- a CDS encoding maleylpyruvate isomerase family mycothiol-dependent enzyme — MTRLDPDLYVEHIRNESARFREVLAECDPAARVPSCPDWSAADLLWHLTTVQWFWTTVVVDRPSEVDLAGEPSRPGTHDEALKMYEHWSHALTAALDGVPPDDEAWTWSSDPDDHTVGFIMRRQAHEALIHRIDAELAAGTESELDANLAADGVEEVLGVMYGACPRGARGSPFPMSCASTAPTRATRSGCSSDSSAGPTRRAARSTSTTRTATSSTRPPALTSNLMW; from the coding sequence ATGACGCGTCTTGACCCTGATCTGTATGTCGAGCACATCCGGAACGAATCTGCGCGGTTCCGCGAGGTGCTGGCCGAGTGCGACCCCGCGGCGCGGGTGCCGTCGTGCCCCGACTGGTCTGCTGCCGACCTGCTGTGGCACCTCACCACGGTGCAGTGGTTCTGGACCACGGTCGTGGTGGACCGGCCGTCGGAGGTCGACCTGGCCGGGGAGCCTTCACGGCCCGGCACCCACGACGAAGCGTTGAAGATGTACGAGCACTGGTCGCACGCCCTGACGGCGGCACTCGACGGGGTGCCCCCCGACGACGAGGCCTGGACGTGGTCGAGCGACCCCGACGACCACACGGTCGGCTTCATCATGCGTCGTCAGGCGCATGAGGCCCTGATCCACCGGATCGACGCCGAGCTGGCGGCCGGCACCGAGTCAGAGCTGGACGCGAACCTGGCAGCGGACGGTGTCGAGGAGGTCCTCGGCGTCATGTATGGAGCCTGTCCCCGTGGGGCTCGTGGGAGCCCCTTCCCCATGTCCTGCGCCTCGACTGCACCGACACGGGCGACCAGATCTGGGTGCAGCTCGGACTCTTCAGCGGGACCGACCCGGAGAGCGGCAAGGTCTACGTCGACGACGAGGACTGCCACGTCATCGACGCGCCCACCGGCCCTGACGTCGAACCTGATGTGGTGA
- the argJ gene encoding bifunctional glutamate N-acetyltransferase/amino-acid acetyltransferase ArgJ yields the protein MTVTHPAGFTAAGVAAGLKSTGAKDVALVVNHGPRFDSATVFTANRCKANPVLWSREVVKDGTVKAVFLNSGGANCYTGPEGFQTTHAVAERVAEHLGIGSIDVVVCSTGLIGLANSREDLLDGVDAVHAAQSTDGGAEAAEAIMTTDSVAKQVVVEGAGWTIGGMAKGAGMLAPALATMLVVITTDAVVSASDLDAALRAATRVSFDRLDSDGCMSTNDTVTVMASGASGITPPLADFTEALTQACSDLAMQLLKDAEGADHEIAITTLNAASEDEAVEVSRSVARSNLFKAAVFGQDPNWGRVLASIGTTQAAFDPADLDVAMNGVWVCRSSVPAEDPSKVDLSAREVSVTIDLKAGDARATVWTNDLTHAYVHENSAYSS from the coding sequence ATGACCGTCACCCATCCCGCCGGCTTCACCGCAGCCGGCGTCGCCGCAGGCCTCAAGTCGACTGGCGCCAAGGATGTCGCGCTCGTCGTCAACCACGGTCCGCGCTTCGACTCGGCCACCGTCTTCACCGCCAACCGCTGCAAGGCCAATCCCGTGCTGTGGAGCCGGGAGGTCGTCAAGGACGGCACGGTGAAGGCCGTCTTCCTCAACTCGGGGGGCGCCAACTGCTACACCGGCCCGGAGGGGTTCCAGACCACCCACGCCGTCGCCGAGCGCGTCGCCGAGCACCTCGGCATCGGATCGATCGACGTCGTCGTGTGCTCCACCGGCCTGATCGGGCTGGCCAACTCCCGCGAGGACCTCCTCGACGGCGTCGACGCGGTCCATGCCGCCCAGTCGACTGACGGGGGAGCCGAGGCCGCCGAGGCGATCATGACCACCGACTCGGTCGCCAAGCAGGTCGTCGTCGAGGGCGCGGGCTGGACGATCGGTGGGATGGCCAAGGGTGCCGGCATGCTTGCGCCCGCGCTGGCCACGATGCTGGTCGTGATCACCACCGACGCCGTCGTGTCGGCCTCCGACCTCGACGCTGCGCTGCGAGCCGCGACCAGGGTCTCCTTCGACCGGCTCGACTCCGACGGGTGCATGTCGACCAACGACACCGTGACGGTGATGGCCAGCGGAGCCAGCGGGATCACCCCGCCACTCGCTGACTTCACCGAGGCGCTGACCCAGGCCTGCAGCGACCTCGCGATGCAGCTGCTCAAGGACGCCGAGGGCGCCGACCACGAGATCGCCATCACGACGCTCAACGCCGCGAGCGAGGACGAGGCCGTCGAGGTCAGCCGGAGCGTGGCCCGGTCCAACCTCTTCAAGGCTGCCGTCTTCGGCCAGGACCCCAACTGGGGCCGCGTGCTCGCCAGCATCGGCACGACCCAGGCCGCCTTCGACCCGGCCGACCTCGACGTCGCCATGAACGGGGTGTGGGTCTGCCGCAGCTCCGTGCCCGCCGAGGACCCCTCCAAGGTCGACCTGAGCGCGCGCGAGGTCTCGGTCACGATCGACCTCAAGGCGGGCGATGCCCGGGCCACGGTCTGGACCAACGACCTGACCCACGCCTACGTCCACGAGAACAGCGCCTACAGCTCATGA
- the pheS gene encoding phenylalanine--tRNA ligase subunit alpha — MSGPNTDYDPVEVTPLKAEEVERMRDEAIAAIAGAKDLAELKQVRLDHAGDRSPLALANREIGALPPQARKEAGARVGQARGAVNKALGERTLVLEAEHEERMLVEETVDVTLATQRRPRGARHPITTFSERLADVFLAMGWEVADGPWVEAEWLNFDALNMGPDHPARTMQDTFWLEPAEAALVLRTHTSPVQARTMLTQQPPIYVVCPGRVYRTDEVDATHSPVFHQIEGLVVDKGITMAHLKGTLDHMTTALFGSGITTRFRPSYFPFTEPSAEMDMVCFVCRGVDPDACRTCRGEGWIELGGCGVVNPRVLTACGIDPEVYSGIAFGFGIDRMLMFRHNVEDLRDVFEGDVRFASAFGTEI, encoded by the coding sequence ATGTCCGGCCCCAACACCGACTACGACCCTGTCGAGGTCACCCCGCTCAAGGCCGAGGAGGTCGAGCGGATGCGCGACGAGGCGATCGCCGCGATCGCCGGCGCGAAGGACCTCGCCGAGCTCAAGCAGGTGCGTCTCGACCACGCCGGCGACCGGTCGCCACTGGCCCTGGCCAACCGCGAGATCGGCGCGCTGCCCCCGCAGGCCCGCAAGGAGGCCGGAGCACGCGTCGGTCAGGCGCGCGGCGCCGTCAACAAGGCGCTGGGGGAGCGCACCCTCGTGCTCGAGGCCGAGCACGAGGAGCGGATGCTGGTCGAGGAGACCGTTGACGTCACGCTCGCGACGCAGCGGCGGCCCCGCGGCGCACGCCACCCGATCACCACCTTCTCCGAGCGTCTCGCCGACGTGTTCCTGGCCATGGGCTGGGAGGTCGCCGACGGACCCTGGGTGGAAGCGGAGTGGCTCAACTTCGACGCCCTCAACATGGGCCCTGACCACCCGGCCCGGACCATGCAGGACACGTTCTGGCTCGAGCCGGCCGAGGCTGCGCTGGTGCTGCGCACCCACACGTCCCCGGTCCAGGCGCGCACGATGCTCACCCAGCAGCCGCCGATCTACGTCGTCTGCCCGGGCCGGGTCTATCGCACCGACGAGGTCGACGCGACCCATTCGCCGGTGTTCCACCAGATCGAGGGCCTGGTCGTCGACAAGGGCATCACCATGGCCCACCTCAAGGGCACCCTCGACCACATGACGACCGCGCTCTTCGGCTCGGGGATCACCACCCGGTTCCGCCCCTCGTACTTCCCCTTCACCGAGCCGTCGGCGGAGATGGACATGGTCTGCTTCGTGTGCCGTGGCGTCGATCCTGACGCGTGCCGCACCTGTCGCGGCGAGGGCTGGATCGAGCTCGGTGGCTGCGGCGTGGTCAATCCCCGCGTCCTGACCGCCTGCGGCATCGATCCCGAGGTCTACTCCGGGATCGCCTTCGGCTTCGGCATCGACCGCATGCTGATGTTCCGTCACAACGTCGAGGACCTGCGCGACGTCTTCGAGGGCGACGTCCGCTTCGCCAGCGCCTTCGGAACGGAGATCTGA
- the argC gene encoding N-acetyl-gamma-glutamyl-phosphate reductase has protein sequence MHMSSLFSVAVAGASGYAGGEVLRLLLGHPGVRIGSLTAGGNAGERLGSLQPHLVPLADRVLEPTSVETLGGHDVVFLGLPHGKSAEIAASLGDDTLVVDCGADFRLTDAAAWEEFYGGPHAGSWPYGLPELADQRSALAAARRVAVPGCYPTVSTLAIAPAVAAGLVEPEVSVVAASGLSGAGKSLKPHLLGSEAMGNASAYGVGGVHRHTPEIIQNLGLVHDGDVRVSFTPMLVPMSRGILATASAPLARDVTQDEARAAYAAAYDHEPFIHLLPAGQWPQTKAVVGSNAVHVQVTIDEAAGRLVAVAAIDNLTKGTAGAAVQCMNIALGLDETTGLTTIGLAP, from the coding sequence ATGCACATGTCTTCCCTCTTCTCGGTCGCCGTCGCCGGCGCCAGCGGCTATGCCGGTGGTGAGGTGCTGCGCCTGCTGCTCGGCCACCCCGGCGTCCGGATCGGGTCGCTGACGGCCGGTGGCAACGCCGGTGAACGGCTCGGCTCCCTGCAGCCCCACCTGGTCCCACTGGCTGACCGGGTCCTGGAACCGACGTCCGTCGAGACGCTGGGCGGCCATGACGTGGTCTTCCTCGGCCTGCCGCACGGCAAGTCGGCCGAGATCGCCGCTTCACTCGGTGACGACACGCTCGTGGTCGACTGCGGGGCAGACTTCCGGCTCACCGACGCGGCGGCGTGGGAGGAGTTCTACGGTGGCCCGCACGCAGGCTCCTGGCCCTACGGGCTGCCGGAGCTCGCCGACCAGCGCAGTGCCCTGGCGGCGGCTCGTCGCGTTGCGGTCCCGGGGTGCTATCCCACCGTGTCGACGCTCGCGATCGCGCCGGCCGTCGCCGCGGGCCTGGTGGAGCCCGAGGTGAGCGTCGTCGCGGCCAGCGGGCTCAGCGGAGCCGGGAAGTCCCTCAAGCCCCACCTCCTGGGCAGTGAGGCGATGGGCAACGCGAGCGCCTACGGCGTCGGAGGCGTGCACCGGCACACACCCGAGATCATCCAGAACCTCGGTCTGGTCCACGACGGCGACGTCCGGGTCAGCTTCACGCCCATGCTGGTGCCGATGTCGCGCGGCATCCTGGCGACGGCGTCGGCACCGCTGGCCCGCGACGTGACGCAGGACGAGGCTCGCGCCGCCTACGCCGCCGCCTACGACCACGAGCCCTTCATCCACCTGCTTCCCGCCGGACAGTGGCCCCAGACCAAGGCCGTCGTCGGGTCCAACGCGGTGCACGTCCAGGTCACCATCGACGAGGCTGCCGGGCGACTGGTCGCCGTGGCCGCCATCGACAATCTCACCAAGGGCACGGCGGGCGCCGCCGTGCAGTGCATGAACATCGCCCTCGGTCTCGACGAGACCACGGGCCTCACCACGATCGGACTCGCGCCATGA
- a CDS encoding acetylornithine transaminase: MTWQQRYESSLMNTFGTPKLLLARGEGCHVWDSDGREYVDFLGGIAVNSLGHAHPAVVAAVTTQLQTLGHVSNLFTSEPQIALAERLLALLGADGRVFVSNSGAEANEAAFKLTRRTGRTHVVAAEGGFHGRTMGALALTSKAAYREPFEPLPGTVTFVPYGDAAALAAAVTDETAAVLLEPVQGEAGVRVPPDGYLSAARRVCDDHGALLWLDEVQTGIGRTGTWFAHQLASGQGVTPDIMTLAKGLGGGFPIGVTIGVGATGALFEPGNHGTTFGGNPVACAAALAVLETIEKDGLLDSASALGKTLRDGLPDPRVVEIRGEGLMIGLELSVDAPRTVSAALDQGFVINATGPSTIRLLPPLVLTDADATALIDAWPRILDAAERSS, encoded by the coding sequence ATGACCTGGCAGCAGCGCTACGAGTCCTCGTTGATGAACACCTTCGGCACCCCGAAGCTCCTCCTCGCCCGCGGCGAGGGCTGCCACGTGTGGGACTCCGACGGTCGCGAATACGTCGACTTCCTCGGTGGCATCGCCGTCAACTCGCTCGGTCACGCGCACCCCGCGGTCGTCGCCGCCGTGACGACCCAGCTCCAGACACTCGGACACGTCTCCAACCTCTTCACCTCCGAACCGCAGATCGCGCTGGCCGAGCGGTTGCTCGCGCTGCTCGGCGCCGACGGCAGGGTCTTCGTCTCCAACTCCGGCGCCGAGGCCAACGAGGCCGCGTTCAAGCTCACCCGACGGACCGGGCGCACCCACGTCGTCGCCGCCGAGGGCGGCTTCCACGGCCGGACGATGGGTGCCCTGGCGCTGACCTCCAAGGCCGCCTACCGCGAGCCGTTCGAGCCGTTGCCCGGCACCGTCACCTTCGTGCCGTACGGCGACGCCGCTGCCCTGGCAGCAGCGGTGACCGACGAGACGGCGGCCGTGCTGCTCGAGCCCGTGCAGGGCGAGGCCGGTGTCCGCGTCCCGCCCGACGGCTACCTGTCCGCGGCCCGCCGGGTCTGCGACGACCACGGGGCCCTGCTCTGGCTCGACGAGGTGCAGACGGGAATCGGACGGACCGGCACCTGGTTCGCCCACCAGCTGGCGAGCGGGCAGGGCGTGACACCCGACATCATGACCCTGGCCAAGGGCCTGGGCGGTGGCTTCCCGATCGGCGTCACCATCGGCGTGGGAGCCACTGGCGCACTGTTCGAGCCGGGGAACCACGGCACGACGTTCGGTGGCAACCCGGTGGCGTGCGCGGCTGCGCTGGCCGTGCTCGAGACGATCGAGAAGGACGGCCTCCTCGACTCGGCGTCAGCGCTCGGGAAGACCCTGCGTGACGGGCTGCCGGACCCCCGCGTCGTTGAGATTCGCGGCGAGGGCCTGATGATCGGTCTCGAGCTCAGCGTCGATGCGCCACGCACCGTGAGCGCCGCGCTCGACCAGGGCTTCGTGATCAACGCGACCGGTCCGAGCACCATCCGGCTCCTGCCACCGCTCGTGCTGACCGACGCCGACGCGACGGCGCTCATCGACGCATGGCCGCGCATCCTCGACGCGGCGGAGCGGTCCTCGTGA
- the argB gene encoding acetylglutamate kinase, which translates to MKTDAKTLAAALPWLKRYHGKTIVVKYGGNAMTDESLKTAFAEDIAFLRFAGFRPVVVHGGGPQISAMLDKLNIASEFRGGLRVTTPEAMDVVRMVLVGKVQRELVGLINQHGPLAVGLSGEDAGLFTAEATNTVVDGEEVDLGLVGEVAHVRPESVLDLMDAGRIPVISSVAPDVDGTVHNVNADTAAAALAIALGAEKLLVLTDVEGLYRDYGNSEDVIQEISPEALAGMLPTLDAGMVPKMKACHQAVTNGVPRATVVDGREPHAVLLEIFTDEGVGTQVLPGVETKLKNAQTPTTGGDA; encoded by the coding sequence ATGAAGACCGACGCGAAGACCCTGGCCGCGGCGCTTCCGTGGCTCAAGCGCTACCACGGCAAGACGATCGTGGTGAAGTACGGCGGCAACGCCATGACCGACGAGTCGCTCAAGACTGCCTTCGCCGAGGACATCGCCTTCCTGCGCTTCGCCGGCTTCCGCCCGGTCGTCGTCCACGGTGGCGGGCCCCAGATCTCGGCGATGCTCGACAAGCTCAACATCGCCTCGGAGTTCCGCGGCGGGCTGCGCGTCACCACGCCCGAGGCGATGGACGTCGTCCGGATGGTGCTGGTGGGCAAGGTCCAGCGCGAGCTGGTCGGACTGATCAACCAGCACGGTCCGCTCGCAGTCGGTCTCTCGGGCGAGGATGCCGGCCTGTTCACGGCTGAGGCGACCAACACCGTCGTCGACGGTGAGGAGGTCGATCTCGGACTGGTGGGAGAGGTGGCGCACGTGCGCCCCGAGTCGGTGCTCGACCTGATGGATGCCGGCCGGATCCCCGTCATCTCCAGCGTGGCCCCCGATGTCGACGGCACCGTGCACAACGTCAACGCCGACACGGCCGCCGCCGCCCTCGCCATCGCGCTCGGCGCCGAGAAGCTCCTCGTCCTCACCGACGTCGAGGGCCTCTACCGCGACTACGGCAACTCCGAGGACGTCATCCAGGAGATCAGCCCCGAGGCGCTCGCCGGGATGCTGCCGACCCTGGATGCAGGCATGGTCCCCAAGATGAAGGCGTGCCACCAGGCCGTGACCAACGGCGTCCCGCGTGCCACCGTGGTCGACGGACGCGAGCCGCACGCAGTCCTCCTGGAGATCTTCACCGACGAGGGCGTCGGCACCCAGGTGCTGCCCGGCGTCGAGACCAAGCTCAAGAATGCCCAGACGCCCACCACCGGAGGTGACGCATGA
- a CDS encoding ACT domain-containing protein, whose protein sequence is MNDHVLTLLQFPEKLAIVRLGPGAEVPKWAESASLFSVTATATETSLVCATRSVPTKTPSIKPLTAFQVRGPLDPDAVGILAALLVPLAEAEIPVYTLSTFDTDWILVRLVDGEKASEAWRRRGHTVTAAVPATPPRKSRK, encoded by the coding sequence ATGAACGACCACGTCCTCACCCTGCTCCAGTTCCCCGAGAAGCTCGCCATCGTGCGGCTCGGTCCGGGCGCGGAGGTCCCGAAGTGGGCGGAGTCGGCCAGCCTCTTCTCGGTCACGGCCACGGCCACCGAGACGAGCCTGGTGTGCGCGACCCGTTCGGTGCCGACCAAGACGCCGAGCATCAAGCCGCTGACCGCCTTCCAGGTCCGGGGCCCCCTGGACCCCGACGCGGTCGGCATCCTGGCAGCGCTCCTGGTGCCGCTCGCCGAGGCGGAGATTCCCGTCTACACGCTGTCCACCTTCGACACCGACTGGATCCTGGTGCGGCTCGTGGACGGCGAGAAGGCGTCCGAGGCCTGGCGACGACGAGGTCACACCGTGACCGCAGCCGTCCCCGCCACCCCTCCGCGAAAGTCCAGGAAATGA